The following proteins are co-located in the Chryseobacterium daecheongense genome:
- a CDS encoding LytTR family DNA-binding domain-containing protein: MTNNNIPKMKCLIIDDEPLARFYLKDMADQIDFLEVVDTCATALEANNKIQENQIDLIFLDINMPYLTGLDFLEQLENPPLCIFTTAYSEYALEGYRLQIVDYLLKPIAFNRFYQAVNKAQQQFILFERSKRNISLDDPYLYVRQSDTFIKVSWVDILYIESMQNYTKLHFKDKTLVIHQTMKAIEESLSPEHFFRIHKSFLINITHIEMIAGGRLYINKTELPISRTRKEELLNQVVYKKLISK; the protein is encoded by the coding sequence ATGACAAACAATAATATTCCCAAAATGAAATGTCTGATTATAGATGACGAACCCTTGGCAAGATTCTATCTAAAAGACATGGCGGATCAAATTGATTTTTTGGAAGTGGTGGATACCTGTGCTACCGCATTAGAGGCTAATAACAAAATACAAGAGAATCAAATTGACCTCATCTTTCTGGATATTAATATGCCTTATCTTACAGGCCTTGATTTTTTGGAACAACTGGAGAATCCGCCCTTATGTATTTTCACAACTGCTTACTCAGAATATGCCTTAGAGGGCTACAGACTACAGATTGTAGATTACCTTTTAAAACCTATAGCATTTAATCGTTTTTACCAGGCAGTAAATAAGGCACAGCAGCAATTCATTTTATTTGAAAGATCCAAAAGAAATATTTCTCTGGATGATCCTTACTTATACGTACGTCAATCCGACACCTTTATTAAGGTTTCCTGGGTAGATATTTTATATATTGAAAGCATGCAGAACTACACCAAACTGCATTTTAAAGATAAAACACTTGTCATTCATCAGACAATGAAAGCTATCGAGGAGTCCTTATCCCCTGAGCATTTTTTTAGAATCCATAAATCATTTCTCATCAATATCACTCATATTGAAATGATTGCAGGAGGCAGGCTTTATATTAATAAAACAGAGCTTCCTATTTCGAGAACCCGTAAAGAAGAATTGCTTAACCAGGTAGTCTATAAGAAGCTCATAAGTAAATAA
- a CDS encoding histidine kinase: MLKSFIVRKHLFVIGFWLIFGITMWINFQADSGRYNSLIQTLAIVISSFIFTQFLTKNLLPQALKERKMKKFLLQATIMILLLSFIYSFVFAYIEVDSRTPLAPGFKSHLPILWKGFYLALPASFLINGTACGITFYQEHGKIERDHILLQQAHLENQLKLLQDQINPHLVFNILNHIHILMKTNTELASFLLLKFSDILRYQLYHCNQNQVLLKKDVEYLQNLVEVEKLRWGNELDVKATWELSTDKATIAPLLLVPFIENAFKYVCRLPGHKGYILISCKEEDNQLSFYVENSYSSITVHKSKDGAHGIGLNNVQKRLDLQYPDSYSLNVESDNHVYKISLILNLSKENDKQ, translated from the coding sequence ATGCTTAAATCTTTTATCGTAAGAAAACATCTATTTGTTATTGGTTTCTGGCTGATTTTCGGGATAACCATGTGGATTAATTTCCAGGCAGATTCCGGCAGATACAATTCACTTATCCAGACGTTAGCCATTGTAATAAGCTCCTTTATTTTCACTCAGTTTTTAACAAAAAACTTACTCCCGCAAGCCTTAAAAGAGAGGAAAATGAAAAAATTCCTACTCCAGGCAACGATTATGATTCTTTTACTGAGCTTTATTTACTCTTTTGTTTTTGCTTATATAGAAGTAGATTCCAGAACACCCCTAGCTCCTGGTTTTAAAAGTCACCTCCCTATTTTATGGAAAGGATTTTATTTAGCTCTTCCTGCATCCTTTCTTATTAATGGAACAGCGTGCGGAATAACATTTTATCAGGAACACGGAAAAATTGAAAGGGATCACATTCTTTTGCAACAAGCCCATCTGGAAAATCAGCTTAAGCTATTACAGGACCAGATAAATCCCCATTTGGTTTTCAATATTCTCAATCATATTCATATCTTGATGAAAACCAATACTGAGCTTGCTTCATTTTTATTGCTAAAGTTTTCAGATATACTGAGGTATCAGCTTTATCACTGTAATCAGAATCAGGTCCTGCTAAAAAAAGATGTTGAATACCTACAAAATCTTGTAGAAGTTGAAAAATTGCGTTGGGGAAATGAACTGGATGTAAAAGCAACCTGGGAACTTTCCACCGATAAAGCGACTATTGCTCCCCTTCTTCTCGTTCCTTTTATTGAGAATGCCTTTAAATATGTTTGCCGCTTGCCGGGGCATAAAGGTTATATTTTAATTTCATGTAAGGAAGAAGATAACCAACTTTCTTTTTATGTGGAAAATTCCTACTCCAGTATAACTGTGCATAAAAGTAAAGATGGTGCTCATGGAATAGGGCTTAATAATGTACAGAAAAGACTTGACCTTCAGTACCCGGATTCATACTCTCTCAATGTGGAGTCTGATAATCATGTTTACAAAATTTCTTTAATCCTAAATCTCTCTAAGGAAAATGACAAACAATAA
- a CDS encoding porin family protein — translation MKQRFLAVSSLLLCITCSVEANAQQTPIVHIGVKAGTNFTKTSSASSDLSGKYGMGYQAGLMARVDFNRIYLQGEAIFNKRKTSYDLKDGSSSQLKWNSIDIPVVAGYKIVSSKDFNVRAFAGGVYSYGFNDNISTSKALREGLKKFDKSNIGITGGIGVDYKNFTVDLRYETGLTSISKEFKSKPHSFSLGIGYFLF, via the coding sequence ATGAAACAACGTTTTTTAGCAGTAAGCTCTTTATTGCTTTGTATTACCTGCTCAGTAGAAGCCAACGCACAACAAACACCAATCGTTCATATTGGAGTTAAAGCCGGTACAAATTTCACTAAAACATCTTCTGCCTCTTCTGACCTGAGCGGAAAATATGGAATGGGATATCAGGCGGGACTTATGGCAAGAGTAGACTTTAACCGGATATACCTTCAGGGAGAAGCTATATTCAACAAAAGAAAAACATCATATGACTTAAAAGATGGAAGTTCTTCGCAATTGAAATGGAATTCAATCGATATCCCTGTTGTAGCAGGTTATAAGATCGTAAGTTCCAAAGATTTTAATGTCCGAGCTTTTGCCGGAGGAGTTTACAGTTATGGATTTAATGATAATATTTCTACCTCAAAAGCACTGCGCGAAGGTTTAAAAAAATTCGATAAATCCAATATTGGTATTACCGGTGGAATTGGTGTGGATTATAAAAACTTCACCGTTGATCTGAGGTACGAAACAGGACTCACCAGCATCAGCAAAGAATTTAAATCCAAACCTCACAGCTTCTCGCTTGGAATCGGATACTTCCTGTTCTAA
- the pepT gene encoding peptidase T has protein sequence MSTIEFNQLWREKLLNRFLNYVKIYSTSDAESEATPSTPQQWDIANYIVEELKTIGLENVSIDDNGYIMGYVPSNLENNDQPTIGFISHYDTSPDFSGENVNPQVWDNYDGGDLLLNKATGFTLSSSKFESLKKYIGQTLITTDGNTLLGADDKAGCAEIVTAAEYLIAHPEIKHGRIAIGFTPDEEIGRGAHKFDVAKFGAEWAYTMDGGEVGELEYENFNAAGAVVKIHGLSVHPGYAYGKMINASLLAAEFAQSLPANETPSTTKGFDGFYHLMDITADISEAKLQYIIRDHDDEKFEARKKFIEQKVAAFNEKHGEGTAEIEIKEQYRNMKQQFEGKMHIIDLAAKAMREADIEPKIKAIRGGTDGAQLSYMGLPCPNIFAGGINFHGPYEYVALESMEKATEVIINIVKK, from the coding sequence ATGAGTACTATAGAATTCAACCAATTATGGAGAGAGAAGTTATTGAATCGTTTTCTTAACTATGTAAAAATATATTCAACAAGTGATGCAGAGAGTGAAGCAACTCCTTCTACTCCGCAGCAATGGGACATCGCTAATTATATTGTTGAGGAATTAAAAACAATCGGTCTGGAGAATGTTTCTATTGATGACAATGGTTATATTATGGGTTATGTTCCATCTAATCTTGAGAATAATGACCAACCTACCATTGGATTTATTTCACATTATGATACTTCACCCGACTTCAGTGGTGAAAATGTAAATCCTCAGGTTTGGGATAACTATGACGGAGGAGACCTCCTTCTTAATAAGGCAACCGGATTCACTCTTTCCTCTTCAAAATTTGAAAGTTTAAAAAAATATATTGGGCAAACTTTGATCACAACAGATGGGAATACCCTTCTCGGAGCTGATGACAAAGCCGGATGTGCAGAAATTGTTACGGCTGCTGAATATCTTATCGCTCACCCTGAGATCAAACACGGAAGAATTGCGATTGGTTTTACACCTGATGAAGAGATCGGAAGAGGTGCTCATAAGTTTGATGTAGCAAAATTCGGAGCAGAATGGGCTTATACAATGGACGGAGGTGAAGTTGGGGAGTTAGAATATGAAAATTTTAACGCTGCTGGAGCTGTTGTAAAAATCCATGGATTAAGCGTACACCCTGGTTATGCATATGGAAAAATGATCAATGCGAGTCTTTTAGCTGCTGAGTTTGCACAATCTCTTCCAGCGAACGAAACACCATCTACAACTAAAGGATTTGACGGGTTTTATCACCTGATGGATATTACTGCTGATATTTCTGAAGCCAAGCTTCAATATATAATCCGTGATCATGATGATGAAAAATTTGAAGCACGAAAAAAATTCATTGAGCAAAAAGTTGCAGCATTTAATGAAAAACACGGTGAAGGGACTGCAGAAATTGAGATTAAGGAACAGTATCGTAACATGAAACAGCAGTTCGAAGGAAAAATGCATATCATTGATCTTGCAGCCAAAGCAATGAGGGAAGCTGATATTGAGCCTAAGATAAAAGCGATCAGAGGAGGTACAGATGGGGCACAATTATCTTATATGGGACTTCCTTGTCCAAATATCTTCGCTGGTGGAATCAATTTTCATGGCCCTTATGAATATGTTGCATTAGAAAGCATGGAAAAAGCTACTGAAGTTATAATCAATATTGTAAAGAAGTAA
- a CDS encoding hydroxymethylglutaryl-CoA lyase — translation MFLTECPRDAMQGWGEFIPTNKKIDYINSLMEVGFDVLDSLSFVSPKAIPQMADSDEVAENIDKSLSNTKISAIIGNYRGAEKALKHQSVDILGFPFSISETFQHRNTNKNQEEAFNEIIKMQELVKSENKELNIYFSMAFGNPYGEMWKLEDVEFWAQRFSEIGIENILLSDTTGVATPEKIALLFEKIPLKHPEINFGGHFHNRYEDSYSKLKAAYDQGCRRFDSAIKGIGGCPMAEDDLVGNMPTEQVINFMSVEKIDHNLNLLNFESSYNKAKDIFHF, via the coding sequence ATGTTTCTTACCGAATGTCCTAGGGATGCCATGCAAGGCTGGGGGGAATTTATTCCCACAAATAAAAAAATTGATTACATCAACTCTCTGATGGAAGTGGGATTTGATGTGTTGGATAGCCTCAGTTTTGTCTCTCCAAAAGCTATCCCGCAAATGGCTGACTCTGATGAGGTTGCTGAAAATATAGACAAATCTTTATCAAATACGAAGATTTCTGCCATTATAGGAAATTACAGAGGAGCTGAAAAAGCACTAAAGCATCAGTCTGTAGATATTCTGGGGTTTCCTTTTTCAATATCTGAAACTTTTCAACACAGGAATACCAACAAAAATCAGGAAGAAGCTTTTAATGAGATCATTAAAATGCAGGAGCTTGTAAAATCAGAGAATAAAGAACTGAATATTTACTTTTCCATGGCTTTCGGAAATCCATACGGAGAAATGTGGAAGTTGGAAGATGTAGAGTTTTGGGCTCAAAGATTTTCGGAGATCGGAATTGAAAATATTTTGTTGTCCGATACAACAGGTGTTGCAACTCCCGAAAAAATTGCCCTTTTATTCGAAAAAATACCCTTAAAACATCCTGAAATTAATTTTGGAGGACATTTTCATAACCGATATGAAGATTCTTATTCCAAATTAAAGGCGGCTTATGACCAGGGGTGCAGAAGATTTGATAGTGCTATTAAAGGAATTGGAGGATGTCCTATGGCGGAAGATGATCTGGTAGGTAATATGCCTACCGAGCAGGTAATTAACTTTATGAGTGTAGAGAAGATAGACCATAATCTTAATCTTTTAAACTTCGAGAGCTCATATAATAAAGCAAAAGATATTTTTCATTTTTAG
- a CDS encoding sulfurtransferase, whose translation MSPIISASQLRNLETQNLIILDARVGKDIYQSYLEKHIKGARFINLDTDLAEIGEDAAFGGRHPLPGIEEFGRTLAALGISEDSHVVIYDDKNGANAAARAWWMLRSFGLKDVQVLDGGFQAAEREGVEFASGEEVYEKTAPMKNQRWLLPTSSLEDVENELINNSSTVIDVRDAYRYKGESEPIDLTAGHIPGAINIPFSENLDENGNFLKPEVLKEKYSKLLKDKSQNLIIHCGSGVTACHTILALDYAGLPIPDLYVGSWSEWSRREGKKIATETEK comes from the coding sequence ATGTCCCCGATTATTTCAGCTTCACAATTAAGAAATTTAGAAACTCAAAATCTAATCATCCTTGATGCACGAGTAGGTAAAGATATATACCAGAGTTATTTGGAAAAGCATATTAAGGGAGCGCGATTCATCAATCTAGATACAGATCTTGCTGAAATCGGAGAAGATGCAGCTTTTGGAGGAAGGCATCCTTTACCCGGGATTGAAGAATTTGGTAGAACATTGGCAGCCCTGGGGATTTCTGAAGATAGCCATGTGGTTATCTACGATGATAAAAATGGTGCCAATGCGGCTGCACGAGCATGGTGGATGTTGCGTTCTTTTGGACTTAAAGATGTTCAGGTTTTAGATGGTGGGTTTCAGGCGGCTGAAAGAGAAGGTGTGGAATTTGCATCAGGAGAGGAGGTTTATGAAAAAACTGCACCTATGAAAAATCAAAGATGGCTTCTGCCAACATCAAGCCTGGAAGATGTTGAAAATGAATTAATAAACAACTCTTCAACAGTAATTGATGTACGGGATGCTTACCGTTATAAAGGAGAGTCTGAACCGATTGATCTGACAGCGGGGCATATTCCCGGAGCAATTAATATTCCTTTTTCTGAAAATCTTGATGAAAACGGGAATTTCCTTAAACCAGAAGTTTTAAAAGAAAAATATTCAAAATTATTAAAGGACAAATCTCAAAACCTGATCATTCACTGTGGTTCAGGGGTCACGGCATGTCATACCATATTAGCTTTGGACTATGCCGGCTTACCAATCCCTGATCTTTATGTAGGTTCATGGAGCGAATGGAGCAGAAGAGAAGGGAAAAAAATAGCAACAGAGACTGAAAAATAA
- a CDS encoding SUF system Fe-S cluster assembly protein has translation MKFTDDQIADIGEEIIRVLKSVYDPEIPVDIYELGLVYDVQISEDGDVKIIMTLTTPNCPVAETLPQEVKDKVQSVEGVNSVDLELTFEPSWNKDMMSEEAKFELGML, from the coding sequence ATGAAATTTACAGACGATCAAATTGCTGATATAGGAGAAGAAATTATAAGAGTACTTAAGTCCGTATACGATCCTGAAATCCCTGTGGATATTTATGAATTGGGACTTGTGTATGATGTACAGATTTCTGAGGATGGCGATGTTAAGATCATCATGACTCTTACAACTCCAAACTGCCCGGTTGCAGAAACATTACCGCAAGAGGTAAAGGATAAGGTTCAAAGTGTAGAAGGAGTAAACAGTGTTGATTTAGAACTTACTTTTGAGCCAAGCTGGAATAAAGATATGATGAGCGAGGAAGCCAAATTCGAACTAGGAATGCTCTAA
- a CDS encoding 3'-5' exonuclease, translating into MIQHIPLEKILFLDIETVPNAGSWDDLSETDQKLWDKKTRFQRKDDISAEEFYSERAGIMAEFGKIICITIGMVEKNDTLKIKSFAHHDEKKLLTEFGEIFNSPRLRDVILCAHNGKEFDFPWIARRFLINGMQPPVPFQMFGKKPWEIPHIDTMDLWKFGDYKTFISLELLAHVFGIPTPKDDIDGSMVSSIYYIEKDLQRIVDYCEKDVLTLANVFRRMRQEDLLKRNINQD; encoded by the coding sequence ATGATACAACACATTCCTTTAGAAAAGATCTTATTCCTTGATATTGAAACAGTTCCGAATGCAGGATCATGGGACGACTTATCTGAAACAGACCAGAAGCTTTGGGATAAAAAAACCAGATTTCAACGGAAAGATGATATTTCTGCCGAAGAATTTTATTCTGAAAGAGCAGGAATAATGGCAGAATTTGGGAAAATCATCTGCATTACCATAGGAATGGTAGAAAAGAATGACACTTTAAAGATAAAAAGCTTTGCTCATCATGATGAAAAAAAGCTCCTTACAGAGTTCGGAGAAATATTCAACAGTCCAAGGCTACGGGATGTAATTTTATGTGCACACAATGGAAAAGAGTTTGATTTTCCCTGGATTGCACGACGTTTTCTGATCAATGGAATGCAACCTCCGGTTCCTTTTCAGATGTTCGGAAAAAAACCTTGGGAAATTCCTCATATCGATACGATGGACCTTTGGAAATTCGGAGATTATAAAACGTTTATTTCCCTTGAATTGCTAGCGCATGTTTTTGGAATTCCAACGCCTAAAGATGATATAGATGGCTCAATGGTTTCATCAATCTACTACATAGAGAAAGACTTGCAAAGAATAGTTGACTATTGTGAAAAAGATGTCTTAACTTTGGCAAATGTTTTTCGCCGCATGCGGCAGGAAGATTTGTTGAAAAGAAATATCAATCAAGATTAA
- a CDS encoding tRNA-binding protein yields the protein MIIKPDISWADFEKIDIRCGTIISVNDFEKARNPSYQLEIDFGPLGIKKSSAQITALYQKEDLIGKQILAVVNFPKKQIANFFSECLVLGLYGENKSDVTLLAPSLPVKNGMQVG from the coding sequence ATGATAATAAAACCAGATATCTCCTGGGCAGATTTTGAGAAAATAGATATACGATGCGGAACTATTATTTCCGTTAATGATTTTGAAAAGGCAAGGAATCCTTCCTACCAGTTGGAAATTGATTTTGGCCCGCTCGGTATTAAAAAATCTTCTGCTCAGATCACAGCATTATATCAAAAAGAAGACCTAATTGGAAAACAAATTTTAGCTGTTGTGAACTTTCCGAAAAAACAAATTGCCAACTTTTTTAGTGAATGCCTTGTTTTAGGATTGTATGGTGAGAACAAAAGTGATGTTACTCTTTTAGCACCTTCGCTACCTGTAAAAAATGGAATGCAGGTGGGATAA
- a CDS encoding NADP-dependent oxidoreductase — MKAIIINEFGTADQLKIAEIEKPVITSDQVLIKVKAIGINPVETKIRAGSHISSKTLKFPAILGKDFSGIVEEVGKNVQNVEVGDAVFGLATQTYAEYIAVSPEVFVKKPENITFEAAAAAPLAGLTAYQAIHDHLKVQSGEHILVQSAAGGVGHFAVQLAKIAGASVSGTASGKNIEFIKELGVDQPIDYKNQRFEEILSGLDAALDTMGGEVLYGSINCVKPRGKVVCLPSYTKDDPKAIELAQKRNINLMWTMLTFKRESLMKLSELIEKGLLKIFVGEILSMEEIAEAHREIETHRTKGKIVVRI; from the coding sequence AACTTAAAATCGCAGAGATAGAAAAGCCGGTAATTACTTCTGATCAGGTTTTAATAAAAGTAAAAGCCATAGGAATTAACCCTGTAGAAACAAAAATCAGAGCTGGCTCACATATTTCATCGAAAACGCTTAAGTTTCCTGCCATTTTAGGAAAAGATTTCAGTGGGATTGTTGAGGAAGTGGGAAAGAATGTTCAGAACGTTGAGGTCGGAGATGCTGTTTTTGGATTAGCTACTCAAACTTATGCCGAATATATTGCCGTCAGTCCGGAAGTATTCGTAAAAAAGCCTGAAAATATCACTTTTGAAGCAGCAGCAGCTGCTCCTTTAGCTGGTCTCACCGCTTATCAGGCTATTCATGATCATTTAAAAGTTCAGTCTGGCGAACACATTCTGGTTCAGTCCGCAGCGGGAGGAGTTGGTCATTTTGCCGTTCAATTGGCTAAAATAGCCGGTGCTTCAGTGAGTGGTACAGCCTCCGGTAAAAATATTGAGTTCATTAAAGAGCTTGGTGTGGATCAGCCTATTGACTATAAAAATCAAAGGTTTGAGGAAATCTTATCCGGTCTTGATGCTGCCCTTGATACTATGGGTGGAGAAGTATTGTATGGATCAATCAATTGTGTAAAGCCCAGAGGAAAAGTCGTTTGTTTACCTTCCTATACTAAAGATGATCCTAAAGCAATTGAACTGGCACAAAAACGCAATATCAATCTGATGTGGACCATGCTTACTTTTAAAAGGGAAAGCCTGATGAAACTATCAGAACTGATCGAAAAAGGATTATTAAAGATTTTTGTTGGAGAAATCTTGTCCATGGAGGAGATAGCAGAGGCGCACAGAGAAATTGAGACCCATCGTACAAAAGGAAAGATTGTAGTTAGAATATAG